One window of Flavobacteriales bacterium genomic DNA carries:
- a CDS encoding beta-lactamase family protein, protein MTKNERRTTGRKKAKRIIRIVLVVGTAISLYFVPWLLVRAWIQPLPHTMQEQADETVEHGFSGVIIYVDQQGKPPAFHTAGWHDRARRIPAKKDAYFKIGSISKLYHAVAIAKLVSAGQLSLDGTLADYLPELAGQIENAEKITVRMMVQHRSGIPNYTATPDYWAHPETTAEGKLRLILGRPANFQPGEDQEYCNTNYLLLNMIMDRTLGYNNFRFIQEAILTPFNLNHTFSSIQDVKIDDVMSGYHEGHDADLKTDDIGMIATAEDVGLFLRALNTGELLTDKERKIYSSIYKFEHAGWVPGYQSFAAYDKDLDAVIVTFYSTTDPDLLLWNLAEILNGRFATILRRKSS, encoded by the coding sequence ATGACGAAGAATGAGCGCAGGACTACCGGTCGAAAAAAAGCGAAGCGCATCATACGGATCGTTCTTGTCGTGGGCACGGCCATCTCCCTGTACTTCGTTCCGTGGCTTCTGGTCCGGGCGTGGATACAGCCGCTTCCGCATACGATGCAGGAACAGGCCGATGAGACTGTCGAACACGGATTCAGCGGCGTTATCATATACGTGGACCAGCAGGGCAAGCCACCGGCATTCCATACCGCAGGTTGGCATGATCGGGCACGACGGATACCCGCCAAAAAGGACGCCTATTTCAAGATTGGGAGCATCAGCAAACTGTATCATGCCGTGGCGATCGCCAAATTGGTAAGCGCAGGCCAGCTCTCTTTGGACGGGACCCTAGCGGACTATTTGCCTGAGCTGGCGGGACAGATCGAAAACGCCGAGAAGATCACGGTACGGATGATGGTGCAACATCGGAGCGGCATACCCAATTATACCGCCACTCCGGATTACTGGGCCCACCCGGAGACGACGGCTGAAGGAAAACTCCGATTGATACTTGGAAGACCGGCCAACTTCCAGCCTGGCGAAGACCAGGAATACTGCAACACGAATTACCTGCTGCTGAACATGATCATGGACCGCACGCTGGGCTACAACAATTTCCGGTTCATCCAGGAGGCGATCTTGACCCCGTTCAATCTGAACCACACCTTCTCCTCGATCCAGGACGTGAAAATCGACGATGTTATGAGCGGCTATCATGAAGGCCATGACGCGGACCTGAAGACGGATGATATCGGAATGATTGCCACGGCCGAAGACGTGGGTCTATTTCTGCGTGCCTTGAACACCGGGGAATTACTTACCGATAAGGAACGGAAGATCTATTCATCCATCTACAAGTTTGAGCATGCCGGCTGGGTGCCCGGCTACCAGAGCTTCGCTGCGTACGATAAGGACCTGGATGCGGTCATTGTGACGTTCTACAGCACGACGGATCCCGATCTTCTCCTGTGGAATTTGGCCGAGATCTTGAACGGTCGTTTTGCAACCATACTGAGAAGGAAAAGCTCCTGA
- the sucC gene encoding ADP-forming succinate--CoA ligase subunit beta, which produces MNLHEYQGKSILAQYGVRVQRGLVAYNADEAVDQAKRLSQETGTKWWVVKAQIHAGGRGKGGGVKLAKNIEEVRERSEAIIGMMLKTPQTPPQGKKVSKVLIAEDVYYPGASEPKEFYMSVLLDRASARNIIMYSTEGGMDIEEVAEKTPELLFKEEVDPRVGLRPFQCNKIATSLGLSGGAKKEMVKFVAALYKAYEGSDSSMFEINPVLKTSDEKIIAVDAKVRLDGNALYRHPDYVEMRDKSEEDPIEVEAGEAGLNYVKLDGDVGCMVNGAGLAMATMDIIKLSGGSPANFLDVGGTADAARVEKGFRIILKDPGVKAILVNIFGGIVRCDRVAQGVVDAYKNIGNIKVPIIVRLQGTNAKEAKELIDKSGLKVLSAISLQEAADAVKEVLG; this is translated from the coding sequence ATGAACCTCCACGAATACCAAGGAAAGAGCATTCTCGCCCAATACGGCGTCCGCGTACAGCGCGGGCTGGTGGCCTACAACGCCGATGAGGCGGTCGATCAGGCCAAACGCCTTAGCCAGGAGACCGGTACTAAATGGTGGGTGGTGAAGGCGCAGATCCATGCCGGCGGGCGCGGCAAGGGCGGCGGGGTGAAGCTGGCCAAGAACATCGAAGAGGTGCGCGAGCGTTCCGAAGCCATCATCGGCATGATGCTGAAGACGCCGCAAACGCCGCCCCAGGGCAAGAAGGTGAGCAAGGTGCTCATCGCCGAGGACGTCTATTACCCCGGCGCCAGCGAGCCGAAGGAGTTCTACATGAGCGTGCTGCTCGACCGCGCCAGCGCCCGCAACATCATCATGTACAGCACCGAGGGCGGCATGGACATCGAGGAGGTGGCAGAGAAGACACCGGAACTCCTCTTCAAGGAAGAGGTCGATCCGCGCGTGGGCCTGCGTCCGTTCCAGTGCAACAAGATCGCCACCAGCCTCGGCCTCTCCGGCGGCGCCAAGAAAGAGATGGTCAAATTCGTGGCCGCCCTCTACAAGGCCTATGAAGGCAGCGATTCATCCATGTTCGAGATCAACCCCGTGCTGAAGACCAGCGACGAAAAGATCATCGCCGTGGACGCCAAGGTGCGGCTGGACGGCAACGCACTCTACCGCCACCCGGACTACGTGGAGATGCGCGACAAGAGCGAGGAGGACCCCATCGAAGTGGAGGCCGGTGAAGCCGGATTGAACTACGTGAAGCTCGACGGCGACGTGGGCTGCATGGTGAACGGCGCCGGCCTCGCCATGGCCACCATGGACATCATCAAACTCAGCGGTGGCAGTCCCGCGAACTTCCTCGATGTAGGCGGCACGGCCGACGCTGCACGTGTGGAAAAGGGCTTCCGCATCATCCTGAAGGACCCCGGCGTGAAGGCCATCTTAGTGAACATCTTTGGCGGCATCGTGCGCTGCGACCGCGTGGCGCAGGGTGTGGTGGACGCCTACAAGAACATCGGCAACATTAAGGTGCCCATCATCGTGCGCCTGCAAGGCACCAACGCCAAGGAGGCCAAGGAACTGATCGACAAGAGCGGCCTGAAGGTGCTCAGCGCGATCTCCCTGCAAGAGGCTGCGGACGCGGTGAAGGAGGTGCTGGGGTAG
- a CDS encoding mechanosensitive ion channel codes for MNDRELPLLYDLLNTKLHQWLSGFGVSPEQMAWVGLIAGLTLVLLAMALLSKLLNWIFTLLLHRLAVTTVSELDDNLVKHRMPRFVARIIPLILAYNLVPAVLSDFPKWVPVGQGLFNIFFIVLATRILRSFLHASRDTLKDSETYRSKPLDSYAQVISLILWIIAGVLIFSQLTGRSALAFLTAMGAASAVLLLIFKDAILGFVASIQISANDMLRRGDWITMPKYGADGDVEEINLTTVKVINFDKTITMIPTYALISDSFQNWRGMQESGGRRIKRSILLKVSSIRFLSTTEIDALKKIKILAPFIEERSAEIAAFNEERGLDGSMPVNGRKMTNAGLYRKYIDLYLAQHPGINKHMTRMVRQHAPNEFGLPLELYCFTNTTEWVSYEGTMSDIFDHLLAAHTYFNIVVFERPAADDMRNMGKPLLSATN; via the coding sequence ATGAACGACCGTGAACTCCCCTTGCTGTACGACCTGCTGAACACAAAGCTTCACCAGTGGTTGTCGGGGTTCGGGGTATCGCCGGAACAGATGGCATGGGTGGGCCTGATCGCAGGCTTGACCTTGGTGCTGTTGGCCATGGCCCTGCTCTCCAAACTGCTCAACTGGATATTCACGTTGTTGCTGCACCGGCTTGCGGTTACGACCGTATCGGAACTGGACGACAACCTGGTGAAACATAGGATGCCCCGGTTCGTGGCCCGGATCATTCCGTTGATCCTGGCCTACAACCTCGTTCCGGCGGTGCTGTCGGATTTCCCGAAGTGGGTCCCCGTCGGTCAGGGACTGTTCAACATCTTTTTCATTGTCCTGGCTACCCGCATCCTGCGCTCCTTCCTGCACGCTTCCAGGGACACGCTGAAGGACAGTGAGACTTACCGCAGCAAGCCGCTGGACAGTTATGCCCAAGTGATCTCCCTCATTCTATGGATCATTGCGGGCGTTCTCATCTTCTCGCAGCTCACGGGCCGCTCGGCGTTGGCCTTCCTCACGGCCATGGGCGCCGCCTCGGCGGTGTTGCTTCTGATCTTCAAGGATGCGATCTTGGGTTTCGTGGCCAGCATCCAGATCAGCGCGAACGATATGCTGCGCCGGGGCGACTGGATCACCATGCCGAAGTACGGGGCGGATGGCGATGTGGAGGAGATCAACCTCACCACGGTGAAGGTCATCAACTTCGACAAGACCATCACCATGATCCCCACCTACGCACTGATCTCGGACTCCTTCCAAAACTGGCGCGGGATGCAGGAGAGCGGCGGGCGGCGGATCAAGCGGAGCATCCTGTTGAAGGTGAGCAGCATCCGCTTCCTCAGCACCACGGAGATCGATGCGCTGAAGAAGATAAAGATCCTTGCGCCGTTCATCGAGGAACGATCGGCGGAGATCGCAGCCTTCAACGAGGAACGCGGCCTTGACGGAAGCATGCCTGTGAACGGCCGGAAGATGACCAACGCGGGCCTGTACCGGAAGTACATCGACCTCTACCTCGCCCAACATCCGGGCATCAACAAGCACATGACCCGGATGGTCCGGCAGCATGCGCCCAACGAATTCGGCCTGCCCTTGGAACTGTACTGCTTCACGAACACCACTGAATGGGTCTCATACGAGGGCACCATGTCGGACATCTTCGATCACCTCTTAGCGGCACACACCTATTTCAATATCGTGGTGTTCGAACGGCCGGCGGCGGACGACATGCGGAACATGGGCAAGCCCCTGCTATCCGCAACGAACTGA
- a CDS encoding ABC transporter ATP-binding protein, translating into MIRASAIHKRYGDLEVLKGVELQVAKGEVVSIVGASGAGKTTLLQILGTLERADSGSLMINDEDVTKLGTRALGAFRNAHIGFVFQFHHLLPEFSALENVMMPGLIAGKSKAECARRAEELLTRLNVIARKEHKPGQLSGGEQQRVAVARALFNNPSVVLADEPSGNLDSAHAKELHQLFFDLRKELGQTFVIVTHNEELAAMADRRLVIKDGVI; encoded by the coding sequence ATGATCCGCGCCAGCGCCATCCACAAACGATACGGGGACCTCGAGGTCCTGAAAGGGGTCGAGCTCCAAGTGGCGAAGGGCGAGGTGGTAAGCATCGTCGGCGCCAGCGGCGCGGGCAAGACCACGCTGCTCCAGATCCTCGGAACCTTGGAGCGGGCCGACAGCGGGTCACTGATGATCAACGATGAGGACGTGACCAAGCTCGGCACGCGTGCCCTCGGCGCCTTCCGCAACGCGCACATCGGATTCGTCTTCCAATTCCACCACCTGCTTCCTGAGTTCAGCGCTTTGGAAAATGTGATGATGCCGGGCCTGATCGCAGGGAAGTCCAAGGCCGAATGCGCCCGCCGCGCCGAAGAATTGCTCACCCGCCTGAACGTGATCGCCCGCAAGGAGCACAAGCCGGGCCAGCTGAGCGGTGGCGAGCAGCAGCGGGTGGCCGTAGCCCGTGCGCTCTTCAACAACCCGAGCGTGGTGCTGGCCGATGAGCCTTCCGGCAACCTCGACTCCGCCCATGCCAAGGAGTTGCACCAGCTCTTCTTCGACCTGCGGAAGGAGCTCGGCCAGACCTTCGTGATCGTAACGCACAACGAGGAGCTGGCCGCGATGGCGGACCGGCGGCTGGTGATCAAGGACGGAGTGATCTGA
- a CDS encoding delta-60 repeat domain-containing protein gives MKQLRTIAALCTLVCIGSTSLAQDGTLDLTFNPNDVGSGVGDGPFNPVDVIAAQPDGKILVGGEFWRYNTIDHGRIVRLNADGSLDTGFDTTIGANNDVRSISLQSDGRVLIGGAFTSFNGTSRNYIARLNQSGDLDNTFDPGTGADGQIRSTRILSGGKILIGGDFTTYNGVARIGIARLNPEGSLDTTFDIGTGTDYPVYCTAIQDDGKILIAGEFTNYNGTPRNRIARLDPDGDLDTTFDPGSGANSSIQSIDLQPDGKVIIGGDFWSYNGIDRHQVARLNEDGSLDLGFDPGTGANSEVRTALVQADGKVLIGGYFTDFNDTLGNFITRLNADGSLDNGFHVGTGTNGGVLCTSIQTDEKILIGGDFRSYNSIGCNYIARLYPDGTLDTGFNVGSGVVGWVYSTKLQSDGKILIGGDFTSYNAISRNHIARLNGDGSLDTSFDPGAGTDQLIYSVATQADGKILIGGLFNSYNGTARKCIARLNMDGSLDTGFDPGAGANFWINSVTVQPDGKILIGGEFTSYNGIARIGITRLNADGSMDTSFDQGTGTSSWVESISLQTDGKIVIGGAFSSYNGTSRKNIARLNADGSLDTDFDPGTGTNHNPIHATSIQYDGKILIGGNFTMYDGIARNCIARLHTDGSLDLGFDPGTGANNVVYSTTIQADGKILIGGAFWDYNGTLINRLARLNTDGSLDMDFTIGTGSNNGVLSSALQADGKILIGGTFTSYDGVGRPGTWTIFRIASWEKRDGH, from the coding sequence ATGAAGCAACTCAGAACAATCGCTGCCCTGTGTACCCTTGTTTGCATCGGTAGTACTTCACTTGCACAAGATGGAACGCTCGATCTCACCTTCAATCCCAATGACGTTGGATCCGGCGTCGGCGATGGCCCTTTCAATCCTGTTGACGTTATAGCCGCGCAGCCTGACGGAAAAATCCTGGTCGGCGGAGAATTTTGGAGATACAATACCATCGACCATGGTCGCATCGTCCGCTTGAACGCAGATGGCAGTTTGGATACCGGTTTTGATACCACGATAGGTGCGAATAACGATGTGAGATCCATCAGCCTTCAAAGCGATGGAAGGGTACTGATCGGCGGAGCCTTCACCAGCTTCAATGGCACCTCTCGCAACTACATCGCACGCCTGAATCAATCTGGTGATTTGGACAACACTTTCGATCCAGGGACAGGCGCAGACGGTCAGATCCGTTCCACTAGGATACTGTCCGGTGGCAAGATCTTGATCGGTGGAGACTTCACCACCTACAACGGCGTGGCACGCATTGGCATAGCGCGGCTTAACCCGGAAGGCAGCTTGGATACCACCTTCGATATCGGCACAGGGACAGACTACCCGGTCTATTGCACCGCCATCCAAGACGATGGCAAGATCCTGATCGCGGGCGAATTCACCAACTACAATGGCACACCCCGCAACCGCATCGCACGCTTGGATCCGGACGGCGACTTGGACACCACGTTCGATCCGGGGAGCGGAGCGAACAGTTCGATCCAGTCCATCGACCTTCAACCGGATGGAAAGGTCATCATTGGCGGAGATTTCTGGAGTTACAACGGCATCGACCGGCATCAGGTCGCCCGACTGAACGAGGATGGCAGTTTGGACTTGGGTTTCGATCCAGGGACAGGAGCGAATAGCGAGGTCCGTACCGCTTTGGTCCAAGCGGACGGCAAAGTCCTGATCGGCGGATATTTCACGGATTTCAATGATACGCTCGGCAATTTCATCACGCGCCTGAATGCCGATGGCAGTTTGGACAACGGATTCCATGTTGGAACAGGAACGAACGGTGGGGTCCTTTGCACTTCGATCCAAACGGATGAAAAGATCCTTATCGGCGGAGATTTCAGAAGTTACAACAGCATCGGCTGCAATTACATCGCACGCCTATACCCTGATGGCACTTTGGACACGGGCTTTAACGTTGGTAGCGGAGTGGTCGGCTGGGTGTATTCCACCAAACTCCAATCAGACGGAAAGATCCTGATCGGAGGGGATTTCACCAGTTACAACGCCATATCGAGGAACCACATCGCGCGCTTGAACGGGGACGGATCTTTGGACACCAGTTTCGACCCAGGGGCGGGTACGGACCAATTGATCTATTCCGTCGCGACCCAAGCCGACGGCAAGATCTTGATAGGCGGCCTTTTCAACAGTTACAATGGAACCGCACGCAAGTGTATCGCACGCTTGAACATGGACGGTAGTTTGGACACTGGTTTCGACCCTGGGGCAGGAGCCAACTTTTGGATCAATTCCGTCACCGTCCAACCTGATGGCAAGATACTGATAGGAGGAGAATTCACGAGCTACAACGGTATTGCACGCATTGGTATAACGCGCCTCAATGCAGATGGGAGCATGGACACGAGCTTTGACCAAGGGACCGGAACGAGCAGTTGGGTCGAATCCATCTCATTGCAGACCGATGGGAAGATCGTTATCGGCGGAGCCTTCTCAAGTTACAATGGTACTAGCCGCAAGAACATCGCACGCCTTAACGCGGATGGAAGTTTGGACACGGATTTCGATCCCGGGACCGGGACGAACCACAACCCGATCCATGCCACCTCGATCCAATACGATGGCAAGATCCTTATTGGCGGGAACTTCACCATGTACGATGGAATCGCGCGTAACTGCATAGCTCGCTTGCACACTGACGGTAGCTTGGATCTTGGTTTCGATCCGGGAACAGGAGCGAACAACGTGGTCTATTCCACCACTATACAAGCTGACGGCAAGATACTGATTGGGGGAGCCTTCTGGGATTACAATGGCACCCTTATCAATCGCCTTGCACGCCTGAACACGGATGGTAGTCTCGACATGGACTTCACCATAGGAACGGGATCGAACAACGGTGTCCTTTCTAGCGCGCTCCAAGCTGATGGGAAGATCTTGATCGGGGGAACTTTCACCAGCTACGATGGAGTGGGCCGCCCAGGAACCTGGACCATATTTCGTATCGCTAGCTGGGAAAAGCGGGACGGTCACTGA
- a CDS encoding IS256 family transposase codes for MGPVAGPELENQILHLYGKGTSYEDIGDHLKKMYGVSYSPSFISSITDRVFEEIETWRNRPLEEVYVVIYLDAVHYKVRENRKVLTKAVYSVYGVRMDGERDVLGLFIGDAEGARHWARVLENIKDRGVKDVLFFSVDGLNGFSEAIQGVFTRAVVQRCIVHMVRTSLKFVSWKDYKTVCQGLRSIYQQDSPEAAWEKLQEFKREWVGRYPEIAAKWEKDWCELSPFFDHPDAIRRVIYTTNPVEALHRILRKATKTKGAFISESALEKQLYLTLKHNEKSWKRKVRSWPQILQSLSNMYPERLAHVLV; via the coding sequence GTGGGACCGGTCGCTGGCCCCGAACTGGAGAACCAGATCCTGCATCTGTACGGCAAGGGCACCAGCTACGAGGACATTGGGGACCATCTAAAGAAGATGTACGGGGTGAGCTACTCCCCATCGTTCATCAGCTCGATCACCGACCGGGTGTTCGAGGAGATCGAGACATGGCGCAACCGCCCGCTGGAAGAGGTGTACGTGGTCATTTATCTCGATGCGGTCCACTACAAGGTCCGGGAGAATAGAAAGGTGTTGACCAAAGCCGTTTACTCGGTATACGGGGTGAGGATGGACGGGGAACGTGATGTTCTCGGCTTGTTCATCGGCGATGCGGAAGGAGCACGCCATTGGGCGCGCGTTCTGGAGAACATCAAGGACCGCGGGGTAAAGGACGTGCTGTTCTTCAGCGTGGACGGCCTGAACGGCTTCAGCGAGGCGATCCAAGGCGTATTCACGCGAGCGGTCGTACAGCGCTGCATCGTCCATATGGTGCGCACCAGCTTGAAGTTCGTCTCTTGGAAGGACTACAAGACAGTTTGCCAAGGACTGCGTTCGATCTACCAGCAGGATAGTCCCGAAGCGGCCTGGGAAAAGCTCCAGGAGTTCAAGCGGGAATGGGTAGGGAGATATCCGGAGATCGCGGCCAAGTGGGAGAAAGACTGGTGCGAGCTAAGCCCGTTCTTTGATCATCCCGATGCCATACGCAGGGTGATCTACACCACGAACCCGGTGGAGGCCCTGCACCGCATTCTTCGCAAGGCCACCAAGACCAAGGGTGCGTTCATCAGCGAAAGTGCCTTGGAGAAGCAATTATATTTGACACTTAAGCACAACGAGAAAAGCTGGAAGAGAAAGGTCCGCAGCTGGCCGCAGATCCTTCAGTCGTTGAGCAACATGTACCCCGAAAGATTGGCCCATGTGCTGGTCTGA
- a CDS encoding transposase, whose product MKKRKVEKEKAFDYAKFEQEAIQGLTEGKGLIGEHGVLTGMIGRLLSAAFEGEMDAHLDQEKKRSNRRNGYTDKTVRTALGPVSVRPPRDRTGRFEPTIIKKWDRSLAPNWRTRSCICTARAPATRTLGTI is encoded by the coding sequence ATGAAAAAGAGAAAAGTTGAAAAAGAGAAGGCGTTCGACTACGCCAAGTTCGAGCAAGAAGCCATCCAAGGATTGACAGAAGGCAAGGGCCTGATCGGAGAACACGGTGTGCTCACGGGCATGATCGGCCGCCTGCTTTCCGCCGCCTTCGAAGGGGAGATGGACGCGCATTTGGACCAGGAGAAGAAGCGGAGCAATAGGCGCAACGGCTACACCGACAAGACCGTGAGAACGGCACTGGGTCCCGTTTCGGTCAGGCCTCCGCGAGACCGCACAGGCCGTTTTGAGCCGACGATCATCAAGAAGTGGGACCGGTCGCTGGCCCCGAACTGGAGAACCAGATCCTGCATCTGTACGGCAAGGGCACCAGCTACGAGGACATTGGGGACCATCTAA
- a CDS encoding DUF4412 domain-containing protein, whose product MRLLIPLCAALLAIPATAQSDADQKALESLRQNGASIGSAMGDMKIVDDNDPFEPNTFIGSFRMEIHTFKNGEEDKESPMDMSLWSSSDKTLFSFNSAKTQGTDIKMLNDLKGKWSYIMMATSNGNKTAMKTHKKKVIYTGDEKGKEKDMSFTVTKETKTIDGHLCKKVIARNEEGTWTAWVAQDIPTPFADLLRSMRQPGQPDRFKSWDGLNGFPMEMTSESIDGKEKSTMYTKDLQLGPVDEHIFSLDGYKMMEIPGMGQ is encoded by the coding sequence ATGCGCCTCCTGATCCCCCTTTGTGCCGCCCTCTTGGCCATCCCTGCGACAGCCCAATCGGATGCCGATCAAAAAGCCTTGGAAAGCCTGAGGCAGAACGGTGCGTCCATCGGCTCGGCGATGGGTGACATGAAGATCGTGGACGACAACGACCCCTTCGAACCCAACACCTTCATCGGCAGCTTCCGCATGGAGATACACACATTCAAGAACGGGGAAGAGGACAAGGAAAGCCCTATGGACATGAGCCTATGGAGCAGCTCCGACAAGACCTTGTTCAGCTTTAATTCGGCCAAGACGCAAGGGACTGATATAAAGATGCTGAATGACCTGAAAGGCAAGTGGAGCTACATCATGATGGCCACCTCGAACGGAAACAAGACGGCCATGAAAACCCATAAGAAAAAGGTCATTTACACCGGTGACGAGAAGGGCAAGGAAAAGGACATGAGCTTCACCGTGACCAAAGAGACCAAGACGATCGACGGGCATCTTTGCAAGAAGGTCATTGCACGCAATGAAGAAGGGACGTGGACGGCCTGGGTGGCCCAGGACATCCCGACACCCTTCGCGGACCTGTTGCGCAGCATGCGGCAGCCCGGCCAGCCGGACCGGTTCAAGTCATGGGACGGCCTGAATGGCTTCCCGATGGAAATGACCTCGGAAAGCATTGACGGAAAGGAGAAGAGCACGATGTACACCAAGGACCTTCAGCTAGGGCCGGTGGATGAGCACATCTTTTCGCTGGACGGCTACAAGATGATGGAGATCCCCGGCATGGGGCAGTGA
- a CDS encoding KTSC domain-containing protein: MKKINDSRKLIGATSATGLKELNTLYKGLMKTHHPDRFPNDDEKRHEAEEFSKHLIDAYKFLESIHPETHEKDAEGFGKTVATNIADWHYKSLTLHITFGDGSTYEFYGLPPKTYNKFVNTDGNTRFAKRHIFGNFAHRKVTGAVRS, encoded by the coding sequence ATGAAGAAGATCAACGACAGTCGCAAGCTCATCGGTGCCACCAGCGCCACCGGGCTGAAGGAGCTGAACACGCTGTACAAGGGCCTGATGAAGACCCACCACCCGGACCGCTTTCCGAACGACGATGAGAAGCGCCATGAGGCGGAGGAGTTCAGCAAGCACCTCATCGATGCGTACAAATTTCTGGAGAGCATCCATCCGGAAACGCACGAAAAGGATGCGGAGGGCTTCGGGAAGACCGTGGCCACCAACATCGCCGATTGGCACTACAAATCACTCACACTGCACATCACCTTCGGGGATGGCAGCACCTATGAATTCTACGGCCTTCCACCGAAGACCTACAACAAGTTCGTGAACACCGACGGCAACACCCGCTTTGCGAAGCGCCACATCTTCGGCAATTTTGCCCACCGCAAGGTGACCGGGGCCGTGCGATCATAA